The following nucleotide sequence is from Gammaproteobacteria bacterium CG11_big_fil_rev_8_21_14_0_20_46_22.
CATTGCACGATCGCCTATGCCCTCAGAACTTCCAGAAATCCTTGAATTGTTGGAACTGAAAATCCAGCACTAAATCTGGAAGTCAGGAGCTAAGCGTATCAGAGCAGCAAGCGATTTTTGCAGATAATGCTGCGCGTGTGTATCGCCTGACTTAGAGCCGTAAACGTCTTTTCTCAATGAAAAGGGCTCAAAAAAGAGCCCTAAAAAAATACTGACGATCGACTTGGCGGCTAGAAAGGAATGTCGTCGTCGAATTCACCGGCATCAGGTGCGCTGTGTTGTGGCGCGCTTTGTGATGGCGCGTTACCGCTGTGCGCTCCCCCTTCTTGCCCACGACCGGAAAGCATTTGCATTTCATTGCCAACAACTTCTGTGGTGTAGCGATCTTGCCCGCTTTTATCTTGCCATTTACGTGTGCGAAGTTCGCCTTCGATATAAACCTTGCTGCCTTTCTTAAGATATTGGCCGGCAATTTCACCCAGCTTATTGAACAAAACCACGCGATGCCATTCGGTGCGCGTTTGTTTTTCGCCAGAATCCCGATCTTTCCATGAGGCGCTGGTAGCGATGGAAAGTGTGGCCACAGGATTGCCGTTAGGCATGTAGCGAACTTCTGGGTCGTTGCCGAGGTTACCAATTAAAATGACTTTATTTACGCTGCCATTTGACATGTTATGCTCCTTGATTCATCGATTGAGTAAATGTCTGTTCGTCAAACACACGTTTATCGACCTTAAGATATAGTGTCTTTTCCTGATTGTCGATGACAAAATCATCGATGCCCTGGGTTTTTTTACACAGAGTATCGAGTGCGTCATGGTGCTCAGGAAGGTGGTAGATTTTTGTGCTTAAGTGGCGAACAGCCGGCATAAAGATTACCAGAACGAGCCAAAGCAGTGCAAGGATTAGGCCGAAAATAAACAGGGTGTCCACGCCCCCTTGGTGGAAAATCGCACCCCCCAAAAGCCCACCAAAAAAGATGCCTAAAAATTGTGAGGTCGAGAAAATACCGAGTGCCGCACCTTTTCCGGCTAAGGGCGCGGTTTTGGAGACCATGGAAGGCAGGCTCGCTTCCATGAAAATAAATCCTGTGAAATAAAACCACAATAGCACGGCGGTTAAGAAGCTCGAGCTATGCAAAGGCCATAACAAGCCTTGAGCCAGAGCAATAAAAACAATGGCTAGAATCATCATCTGTTTCATGCGGTCTCGTGCTTCGGCCAAAATAATCATCGGCACCATGCCAAAGAAGGATAAAATCATCACCGGCAAATACACTATCCATTCATGCCCCAGCGACAAGCCCGCATTTAAATGCAAGGTGATTGGCAGTGCGAGAAAGGTGACGGTGAGTGTAGCGTGCAATAAAAACACGCTGATATCCAGGCGCAGTAATTCAGGGTGGCGAATCATGCGAGACAAGCTTTTGCTGTTCACCCGCGTGTCTCTATGGCGTTTGATTTGCTTGCTGCTGGGCACAAGCAACCAAAGAATCAGCATGGCTAATAAGGCCAGGCCGCAGGTGAGGTCAAAGATACCCGAGATGCCGATCCAGCCGTTGAATAAAGGCCCGAGGACTAATGCGATACAAAACGATAAGCCAATCGTCATGCCCACAATCGACATGGCTTTTAGGCGGTGTTCATCTCGTGTGCTATCAGCGACGAGTGCGGTGAGCGTTGAGCCCACGGCGCCCGCACCTTGCACCGCGCGGCCGACGATGATACCGGTCATGCTGTGCGAGCTGCCGGCAATCAAGCTGCCCAGGGCAAATAAAGCTAGCCCAAGGAATAAGATCGGCTTGCGTCCGACACGGTCAGACAGTGTGCCAAAAGGAATTTGCAGCAAGGCTTGCGTTAAACCGTAGATACCGAGCGCTAAGCCAATCAAAAACGGCGTACTACCCGGTAGGCTTTTCGCGAAATAAGAGAATGTGGGGTAGATCATGAACAGCCCCATCATGCGAAAGGCATAAATTAGGGCAATGGATTGGACGGATAGGCGTTCTTGTGGGTTCATGCAATCTCTGTTTGAGTATTTTTCCAGGCTGGATCATAGCAGTTTGAGGCGGGGGTGTCAGCTGCTACGCTGCTAGTGTTCACCTTCGTTTCACTACAGCGACGGGCCCATGTTTCTAAGCTGCGCTTGTGTGGCAGTGATTTAGTTGGCAGTCGATGACTGATGGCTAATTCGATACCGACAGCGGCGTAATCCAGCGTTTAAAGAGCGGAATGAGTAAGGTTACAACAACAGCAAAAGCTAATGTTGTCCAGCCCAGCGTGGTGAACACGTGGCTAAAGCTTGGGTTGGTAACCAAAGGATTATGGCTTTTGCTTGGGCCGAGCGCCAAATTTGAAAGTTTGCTGGCGAGCACCGCGGCTACACCCGTGTTAAGTAACACGGTGCCCATGGTGATACTTTGCAAACGTTTAGGGACTAAAAGCCCGACCATAGAATATCCCACGGGTGAAATGCAAAGCTCGGCAAACGCCTGGAAAATACAGTAGAAGAACAACCAATAAAAAGTCACATAACCGGCATGGCTGGCTGCTTTGATACCCCAGGGAATAAAAAACAAACCAAGCGCGCAAAAGATCAGGCCGGCAGCATACTGGTGAGCCACAGTAATGCGTCGACCTTTGCTTCGAAGACGTTTGAAAAATATGGCCAATAAGGGTCCGCCGATAATGATGGTGAGCGAGTTAATGTTTTGAATCCAGCCCGGCATAATATCAACACCCATCACATGGCGGTTGACATTGTATTGGGCAAACAAGGTGATGCCCATCGGCGCAAGCTGATAGATGATGAAAAACATCAAGGCGGCGCAGAGCAATAAAAAGAAAGCCAGTAGGTTGCTGCGTTTTCGACCCTGATGACGAAAGGCTTGATATAAAATCCAGCCGTACATGAACACGGCGAAGGTCAGTACGATGTCATCACTTAAGCGAGCATGTTGCAAAAGATAATGCAAAGAGGGCAGCATGATAGCAATGACCAGTAAGCCCAGTAGGCGTGAGCGGCGCTTCTCGCTCAAGCTACGTTCTGCGTAGATAGTGTGCTTGTCTTTCATGGTGCGCCAGTTAATGGCGAGACAAAAGCCTGCAACGATGTTGATTAAGGCTGAGGCGATAAACAACTCTGAATAGTTGACCGACATTTGAAAGTAACCCACCAAGCTAAAGCCGAGCACGAAACCGATGTTCATGCCGCTATAGTTCCAAAAGAAAATGGCTTCGCGGCGTGGGTCGTCCGATTTAAACAATTGTGACAAGCTCATGTTGATGCAAGTGACAATCGTGCCGGTACCGACCAGCATGCCGGTTAGACCGTAGTAAAGCGCGTTAATGGTGGGGTGCGATAAAAACAAGCAGCCAATGAGTTGAAAAACAATGCCGATGGTGATGAGCCCGCGGTAGCTAAAGAGTCGCCCGCCGATAAAACCCGATAATAAATGCAGTGCAAAGTTGTAAGCGAAGTACACGCCCGTGAGTGTGTTAGCTGCTGTGCTCGGTAAGCCAAGCTTCTGGCGCATGTACAAGACCAGTGATGCAAATAAAACGGCAAAGCTGCAGGTTGAGAAAAGTTGGATGAAGTAAATAGCGACCACGCCTTTTGGCATGTTAAAGAGCGCCTGAAGTGGCGAGACTTTTTCTACCTTCTGTGAATTCATGTTTTATTGCCGCTTATCTACAAAGGGCTAACTGTAGTTGAATCCGCTAGCTTTGTCGATAGTCAAAGTTTTCAAGCAAGCTTGGGTTTTTCAGAGGCGCTCGGCAATGCGTTTCCCTTTGAGAAATAAATACCAATGTCTAAAAAAAGGTTAATCGTTAGGGCGAGGCAATAGAGTAAAGCTGGGTTTCTCAAGATATGGCCGCCTATAAAATCTGGCCATAGCTCAGGAAAAAACGCGTGTTTGCTTGCAATAATAGCTACATGGCTAAGATAGTTGATGGTAAGTTCTAATGTATGGCGGGATAAGCCTGCCGAGAGGAGTAAATTTTTTGCTATTTTATACAGAGTAAAAAATAAGGATGATAAAATACCGGTCAAAAAAAGTTGCATGGGGGTGTGCCAACCCAAGGCGTATCGCGTAAAAACAGCATAGGTCGATAAGACAAGTCCAATACGATGTTTGGCTAATGCCAGCCTGCTTTGATGTTGTGTGACTGAGACGGCAGCGCTGGCGTTTTCTATGGCTTCAGGCACTGCGGTAAACGCATGGCCAGAGGGAAATCCAGCTGTTTCACTAAGCGCACAAGTTTCTGATACTAGTACTGGGCGTTTGGTCAGTGAGCCTAGTGTGCCTATGTTGCCTGTGTGAATCATTGTGTTAATTCTGCCTTTTATGAGGCGCACACAGGCAAAGCTCGCAAGGCTTGAGTTGATTTCCTCCAAATAATGGCGTGCTGAGGGTGTTGAAAGCATGTAAAAAACCCTGCTTAGAATTGACCCCATGACCATGGGAAAAGCCAGTGTAAAAAAAGAAATGAAAGCATCAAACATATTGAGTAAATTAATGATGATTGAGTTTGAAACTACAGGTGCGCACGAGGCCCAGTAGCGTAAAATGAAACTACAGCCAGTATTGCATTCAGGTTCTGCTAAGTTTTCGTACAAATTTCGCAGTGTTACATTTAGGGCCATCATTGAAATACTGATGAGTAAGAGCAGGCCAGCGCTTGCATTTCTGCGCGCGAGTTTGCCTAGATTCACTGCAAAATAAGCCAGCTGTTTTTTTAACATAACATGCTTCACTAATACCCCATGCGGATTTCCCGCATAGGCAAAATCGTCTGGAAAAATAAAAACCCCTCGTCTCCTTGAGGTAAAGGGTTTTCTTTAACGCTCGGATTTTAGTTTGTCTTGGCCACACAGTGTGACGTTTTTAGCTGCGGGTAGTGTGACAAAGATCAACAGCCCAATCAAGGCTAAAATAAAAACACAGGCCCTAGCCACCAAGATCTCATGCATCGACGCATCTCTTTGAGAAATGGTATTTTTCTTTGCGCGATGGGGATCTGAATAATGACAAACACAGCATAGAGCCTTCGCCTTCAAATGTCGATTATGTTATAATCCCGCTCTTCTTTGTTGGAGTGTACCATGAGTCACATTCACATCCAGGGTGCGAAAACCCACAATTTAAAAAATATCAGTTTAAGCATTCCTCGCGATAAATTGGTTGTGATCACAGGGCTATCTGGTTCAGGTAAATCCTCATTGGCGTTTGACACTTTGTACGCCGAAGGCCAGCGTCGTTATGTGGAATCTTTGTCGTCTTACGCTCGCCAGTTTTTATCGATGATGGAAAAGCCGGATGTCGAGCAAATCGAAGGCTTGTCGCCAGCGATATCTATTGAGCAAAAATCCACTTCGCACAATCCGCGCTCCACGGTGGGCACAGTTACCGAAATTTATGATTACTTGCGTTTATTGTATGCGCGTGTGGGCGTGCCACGCTGCCCTGTGCACGATGAACCCTTAGAGGCGCAAACGATCAGTCAAATGGTCGATACGGTGTTGGGCCTGCCTGAAGACACGAAGCTCATGTTGCTCGCCCCTGTGGTGCAAAACCGCAAAGGTGAGCACGTGAAGTTATTTCAAGAATTGCAAGCCAAAGGTTTTGTGCGTGCGCGTGTGAATGGTGAGGTGTATGAGCTGGATGATGTGCCAAGCTTAGACCTTCGCAAAAAACATAACATTGAAGTGGTCGTCGATCGTTTAAAAGTCCGACCGGATTTGCAGCAACGTTTAGCCGAGTCGTTTGAAACCACGGTTGAGTTGGGTCAAGGTTTGGCAAAAGTGTTGTTGATGGATGATAACAGAGAGCTCTTGTTTTCAGCCAAATATGCTTGTCCGCATTGTGGTTATAGTTTAACAGAGCTTGAGCCGCGTTTGTTTTCATTCAATAGCCCTGCGGGTGCGTGTGAAACCTGCGATGGTTTGGGCGTAGAGCAAGTGTTTGACGAGTCGCGTGTGGTGCACGATGAAAATTTAAGCTTAGCGGGCGGCGCGATTCGTGGTTGGGATCGTAAAAATGTGTATTACTACGGCTTGTTGTCGTCTTTGGCCGCGCATTACGGTTTTGATATGACAGTGCCGTATAAAAAATTGCCGCAGAAAATTAAAGACGTGATTTTGTTCGGTAGTGGCGATGAAAAGATTGCTTTATCGTTTGATTCAAAAACGATACGTGATCGTAAGTCAAAGTATGAAGGTGTGATCCCGAATATGTATCGTCGCTACCACGAATCTGACTCTATTGCGGTGCGTGAAGAGCTTGCGAAGTACTTGATTTCTCGCGCTTGCGACACCTGCGGTGGCGCGCGCTTGAATCAAGCGGCTAGGCATGTGTTTGTCGGAAAACTACCGCTGCACCATTTAAGTGCTTTATCGGTGAGAGACGCGCAGCTTTATTGCCAGTCGCTCGCGCTGACCGGTCACCGAAAAGAAATCGCCAGCCGCATTTTAAAAGAAATTGAAGCGCGCTTGGGTTTTCTAATTGATGTGGGGTTGGATTATTTAACACTGGATCGCAGTGCGGAGACCTTATCCGGTGGTGAGGCGCAGCGTATCCGTTTAGCCAGCCAAATTGGTTCAGGCTTAGTGGGCGTGATGTATATTCTCGATGAGCCTTCCATTGGGTTGCATCAGCGCGATAATGAACGCTTGTTAAAAACCTTGCTGTACTTGCGTGATTTGGGCAACACGGTGATTGTGGTTGAACATGATGAGGATGCGATTCGTGCTGCTGATTACATCATTGATATTGGGCCGCGCGCGGGCGTTCACGGCGGTGAAGTGGTCGCTTGTGGCAGTTTGGATGATATTAAAAAAGCCAAGCGCTCGCTGACTGGCGAATATTTATCCGGCAAGCGGAAAATTGAGGTGCCTAAAAGGCGCACGCCGGTGGTGAGCAATCGCCAGTTAACCATTAAAAATGCACGAGAAAATAATTTACAAAATGTTACGGTAAATATTCCGATCGGCTTATTAACCTGTGTCACGGGTGTGTCAGGTTCGGGTAAGTCGAGCTTGATTAACGATACTTTGTACCCGCGTGCAGCCTTTGAGCTCAATCGTGCGAGTGCGTTAAACATGGGGGCGCACGACGGGGTGGATGGTTTATACATGCTCGATAAAGTCGTGGACATCGATCAGAGTCCGATCGGTCGTACACCGCGTTCCAATCCGGCAACGTACACTGGTTTGTTCACACCGATTCGTGATTTGTTTGCGGGTACACAAGAAGCACGTTCTCGCGGCTATAAGCCTGGGCGTTTTAGCTTTAACGTTAAAGGTGGGCGTTGTGAAGCTTGCCAGGGTGATGGCTTGATTAAAGTCGAAATGCATTTCTTAGCGGATGTGTACGTGACCTGTGATGTTTGCCAGGGCCGTCGCTATAATCGCGAAACCTTAGAGGTGACCTACAAAGGCAAAAACATTCATGAAGTTTTGGATATGACAGTGGAAGATGCGGCCGTGTTTTTTGAGGCCGTGCCGGTGATTCACCGAAAGCTTGAAACCTTGATGGCGGTCGGCTTATCGTATATTCGCTTAGGGCAAAGTGCGACAACGCTCTCGGGCGGTGAAGCACAGCGCGTGAAACTTTCGCGTGAGTTATCGAAGCGCGATACCGGCAGTACCTTGTACATTCTGGATGAGCCAACCACTGGCTTACATTTTGAAGACATCGCTCAGCTTTTGGATGTATTACACAGCTTGCGTGATCGTGGCAACACGGTGGTGGTGATTGAGCATAATCTCGATGTGATTAAAACCGCGGATTGGATTGTGGATTTGGGTCCTGAAGGTGGCAGTGGCGGCGGTATGATCGTGGCTGAAGGCACGCCAGAATCAGTGGCTATAAACAAAGCTTCGCATACGGGACGGTTTTTAAAGCCTTTGCTTGCCAAGCTGTAAACGACTAAAGCTTATCGCAAGTAACATCAATAATGCTGCGCTCATGATGTATAGGCAGTATAAGAAATTATTTTGCCACTGTGCTTGAATCAGCAAAAATAAACTCGGGCTGAGCCCGCCTAATAAGGCCGCACCTAGACTGTATGCCAGAGATACGCCACTGTAGCGATAGCGTGTGGGAAATTGTTCGCTTAAAAACGCGGCCATGGGCCCGTCACAGGCTGAAAGCATACAGGCTAATATAATCACCGCTGTTAACCAAAGTATCGGGTTTGTTGTACTAAATAATTGCAACACAGGATACAGTCCTAGCAGCAGCAATAAAGCGCCAAGTGAGAGCGTGTTTTTTCGGCCAAGGTAATCAGAGGCTGCGCCCCAGGCGATCGCAAAACACGCTTCTGTGAAGGCTAGAGCACTGGCTAAGCATAGGGCCTTGGTTTTGTTAATGTGCCATTGGTCTTGAAGGTGTGTGGGTAGGTAGACTTCGATCATCACAATGCCCACCCCCGTGCAAGCACAGATAGCAATCGTCGTGAGTAAGCTTATGCCTTTTTCGCGAATCAATGCCTGCAGTGGAAGTTTACTGATGGTTTGTGCTTGCTGAATCGCTAAGAATGCCGGCGACTCGACAAGGCTGAGTCGAAGATAGCTGCCTAAAAGCCCAATGATTAAGCCTGCTAAAATAAAAGGCCAGCGCCAAGCGGCGAGTCCCAGTGCGTGCGAGCTC
It contains:
- a CDS encoding excinuclease ABC subunit A translates to MSHIHIQGAKTHNLKNISLSIPRDKLVVITGLSGSGKSSLAFDTLYAEGQRRYVESLSSYARQFLSMMEKPDVEQIEGLSPAISIEQKSTSHNPRSTVGTVTEIYDYLRLLYARVGVPRCPVHDEPLEAQTISQMVDTVLGLPEDTKLMLLAPVVQNRKGEHVKLFQELQAKGFVRARVNGEVYELDDVPSLDLRKKHNIEVVVDRLKVRPDLQQRLAESFETTVELGQGLAKVLLMDDNRELLFSAKYACPHCGYSLTELEPRLFSFNSPAGACETCDGLGVEQVFDESRVVHDENLSLAGGAIRGWDRKNVYYYGLLSSLAAHYGFDMTVPYKKLPQKIKDVILFGSGDEKIALSFDSKTIRDRKSKYEGVIPNMYRRYHESDSIAVREELAKYLISRACDTCGGARLNQAARHVFVGKLPLHHLSALSVRDAQLYCQSLALTGHRKEIASRILKEIEARLGFLIDVGLDYLTLDRSAETLSGGEAQRIRLASQIGSGLVGVMYILDEPSIGLHQRDNERLLKTLLYLRDLGNTVIVVEHDEDAIRAADYIIDIGPRAGVHGGEVVACGSLDDIKKAKRSLTGEYLSGKRKIEVPKRRTPVVSNRQLTIKNARENNLQNVTVNIPIGLLTCVTGVSGSGKSSLINDTLYPRAAFELNRASALNMGAHDGVDGLYMLDKVVDIDQSPIGRTPRSNPATYTGLFTPIRDLFAGTQEARSRGYKPGRFSFNVKGGRCEACQGDGLIKVEMHFLADVYVTCDVCQGRRYNRETLEVTYKGKNIHEVLDMTVEDAAVFFEAVPVIHRKLETLMAVGLSYIRLGQSATTLSGGEAQRVKLSRELSKRDTGSTLYILDEPTTGLHFEDIAQLLDVLHSLRDRGNTVVVIEHNLDVIKTADWIVDLGPEGGSGGGMIVAEGTPESVAINKASHTGRFLKPLLAKL
- a CDS encoding single-stranded DNA-binding protein, which encodes MSNGSVNKVILIGNLGNDPEVRYMPNGNPVATLSIATSASWKDRDSGEKQTRTEWHRVVLFNKLGEIAGQYLKKGSKVYIEGELRTRKWQDKSGQDRYTTEVVGNEMQMLSGRGQEGGAHSGNAPSQSAPQHSAPDAGEFDDDIPF
- a CDS encoding MFS transporter → MPKGVVAIYFIQLFSTCSFAVLFASLVLYMRQKLGLPSTAANTLTGVYFAYNFALHLLSGFIGGRLFSYRGLITIGIVFQLIGCLFLSHPTINALYYGLTGMLVGTGTIVTCINMSLSQLFKSDDPRREAIFFWNYSGMNIGFVLGFSLVGYFQMSVNYSELFIASALINIVAGFCLAINWRTMKDKHTIYAERSLSEKRRSRLLGLLVIAIMLPSLHYLLQHARLSDDIVLTFAVFMYGWILYQAFRHQGRKRSNLLAFFLLLCAALMFFIIYQLAPMGITLFAQYNVNRHVMGVDIMPGWIQNINSLTIIIGGPLLAIFFKRLRSKGRRITVAHQYAAGLIFCALGLFFIPWGIKAASHAGYVTFYWLFFYCIFQAFAELCISPVGYSMVGLLVPKRLQSITMGTVLLNTGVAAVLASKLSNLALGPSKSHNPLVTNPSFSHVFTTLGWTTLAFAVVVTLLIPLFKRWITPLSVSN
- a CDS encoding MFS transporter, which codes for MNPQERLSVQSIALIYAFRMMGLFMIYPTFSYFAKSLPGSTPFLIGLALGIYGLTQALLQIPFGTLSDRVGRKPILFLGLALFALGSLIAGSSHSMTGIIVGRAVQGAGAVGSTLTALVADSTRDEHRLKAMSIVGMTIGLSFCIALVLGPLFNGWIGISGIFDLTCGLALLAMLILWLLVPSSKQIKRHRDTRVNSKSLSRMIRHPELLRLDISVFLLHATLTVTFLALPITLHLNAGLSLGHEWIVYLPVMILSFFGMVPMIILAEARDRMKQMMILAIVFIALAQGLLWPLHSSSFLTAVLLWFYFTGFIFMEASLPSMVSKTAPLAGKGAALGIFSTSQFLGIFFGGLLGGAIFHQGGVDTLFIFGLILALLWLVLVIFMPAVRHLSTKIYHLPEHHDALDTLCKKTQGIDDFVIDNQEKTLYLKVDKRVFDEQTFTQSMNQGA